From a single Nostoc sp. MS1 genomic region:
- a CDS encoding TM0106 family RecB-like putative nuclease: MLINADHLLQYQRCKRRPVLDIHGDRSQRDAPSELLLKLQEDKFAHQQSIVAHFTYHKPDYPKPDWAAGQSATIELMQRGVEYIYQGVLLANYHELVETNETNYTCLSRPDLLVKQPGQSIFGDWVYEPVDIELGKRPKQEYQVVTAYHAQVLAKVQGVETQNAWLMLRGKETSYGVDLWRWTPQMQGILQELIQALESETTPEVFIARQKCNLCLWYSQCYAIAQSQQHLSLLPGVTPIRYSQLQTLDITSVESLANTSPTILENLVGFDPDVAAKLVVQAQSVLQKQPLILPFPPPKGNLTFNSSVELYFDIEAQPDLNLDYLLGVLVVNKQTNTEQFYSFVAEKPEEEELIWRQFLELVWRYPEAPIYHFCVYELDTVKRLAKLYRTPYALVSPVLHRFVDIYEHLTQTVALPIESYALKAIARWLGFEWRDKEATGAKCIYWYDQWLATGDRNLLEIILRYNEDDCRATRKVKDWLVDFVQDKYDLRRVG; this comes from the coding sequence ATGCTTATTAATGCTGACCATCTGCTGCAATACCAACGTTGTAAACGTCGTCCTGTTTTAGATATTCACGGTGATAGAAGCCAACGAGATGCGCCTAGTGAATTGTTGCTGAAACTGCAAGAGGATAAATTTGCTCATCAACAAAGTATTGTGGCTCATTTTACATATCATAAACCTGATTATCCAAAACCAGATTGGGCAGCAGGGCAGTCCGCTACCATAGAATTGATGCAGCGTGGGGTTGAGTATATTTATCAAGGTGTACTGTTAGCTAATTATCATGAGCTAGTAGAAACAAATGAGACAAATTATACTTGTCTAAGTCGTCCAGATTTGTTGGTTAAACAGCCTGGACAATCTATATTTGGTGATTGGGTATATGAACCAGTGGATATTGAACTGGGTAAGCGTCCTAAGCAGGAATATCAAGTAGTTACAGCCTACCACGCCCAAGTATTGGCTAAGGTACAGGGAGTGGAAACTCAAAATGCTTGGTTGATGTTGCGGGGTAAAGAAACGTCTTATGGGGTAGATTTATGGAGATGGACACCCCAAATGCAGGGGATTTTACAAGAACTGATTCAAGCGTTAGAGTCGGAAACTACACCAGAAGTATTTATTGCCCGTCAGAAGTGTAATCTTTGTCTCTGGTACAGTCAATGTTATGCGATCGCCCAATCTCAGCAGCACCTTTCTCTATTACCTGGTGTCACACCCATCCGTTACAGCCAACTGCAAACCCTTGACATCACCAGTGTAGAATCTCTCGCCAATACCAGCCCAACTATTTTAGAGAATCTTGTAGGTTTTGATCCAGACGTTGCAGCTAAGTTAGTAGTACAAGCGCAGTCAGTTCTCCAAAAACAACCGCTTATATTACCATTCCCACCACCCAAGGGAAATCTCACCTTCAATTCTTCAGTAGAATTGTATTTTGATATTGAAGCGCAACCAGACTTAAATTTAGATTATCTGTTAGGGGTGTTGGTTGTTAACAAACAAACAAACACCGAACAATTCTATTCTTTTGTTGCCGAAAAACCGGAAGAAGAAGAATTGATTTGGCGACAATTTCTAGAATTAGTGTGGCGATATCCTGAAGCCCCAATATACCATTTTTGTGTGTACGAACTAGATACAGTCAAACGCCTAGCAAAGCTGTACCGCACACCATACGCCTTAGTAAGTCCAGTTTTACACAGATTTGTCGATATTTATGAACATTTAACCCAAACTGTAGCTTTACCTATAGAAAGTTACGCCTTAAAAGCCATTGCGCGGTGGCTGGGTTTCGAGTGGCGTGATAAAGAAGCCACAGGTGCTAAGTGTATATATTGGTATGATCAGTGGTTAGCAACAGGCGATCGCAACTTATTAGAAATCATTCTCCGCTACAATGAGGACGATTGCCGCGCTACCCGCAAAGTTAAAGATTGGTTAGTCGATTTTGTCCAAGATAAGTATGATTTGAGGCGTGTAGGTTAG
- a CDS encoding aminotransferase class V-fold PLP-dependent enzyme, with amino-acid sequence MTTISTLQTRLHHHRQQFPALANKTYFNYGGQGPMPQAALDTITQSLAYIQEIGPFGTEAGNWITKQTQAVREAIAQELNAPSDTITFTDNVTVGCNIALWGIPWQAGDHLLLSDCEHPGVIATTQEISRRFGIEVTTCPLKDTLNEGDPVAIIAQHLRPNTRLVVLSHVFWNTGQVLPLEKIVEVCRNNNSFLLVDAAQSAGALPLNLTQLGVDFYAFTGHKWLCGPEGVGGLYVRPEVRESLNPTFIGLYGVIVDSQAKPVSWKPDGRRYEVSTLAYPLYLGLKEAIATHQQWGTPQERYTQIRHNSEYLWRKLTAIPNVKCLRNTPPQTGIVSFQLHQTPSLKLVQYLDSQKILTRTIADPSCIRVTVHYLTLESEIDKLVEAVARFSL; translated from the coding sequence ATGACTACTATTTCTACTTTACAGACTAGGTTGCATCACCATCGCCAACAGTTTCCAGCTTTAGCTAATAAAACTTATTTTAACTATGGTGGACAGGGGCCGATGCCTCAAGCTGCATTGGATACTATCACCCAATCTCTGGCTTACATCCAAGAAATTGGCCCCTTTGGGACTGAGGCTGGTAATTGGATCACAAAACAAACTCAAGCAGTTAGAGAAGCGATCGCCCAAGAATTAAACGCCCCCTCTGATACAATCACTTTTACAGATAATGTCACAGTTGGCTGTAATATCGCTCTTTGGGGCATCCCTTGGCAAGCAGGCGACCATCTTCTCCTATCAGACTGCGAACATCCAGGGGTAATTGCTACTACTCAAGAGATTAGCCGCCGCTTTGGTATAGAAGTGACTACCTGTCCCCTCAAAGATACCTTGAACGAAGGCGATCCAGTGGCAATTATCGCTCAACACCTCCGCCCTAATACCCGCTTAGTGGTACTAAGTCATGTATTCTGGAATACTGGACAGGTGCTACCTCTGGAAAAAATCGTGGAGGTATGCAGAAATAATAACTCTTTCTTACTTGTAGATGCTGCCCAGTCTGCTGGCGCTTTACCTTTGAATTTAACCCAGTTAGGGGTAGATTTCTATGCCTTCACTGGTCACAAGTGGCTATGCGGCCCGGAAGGCGTAGGTGGTTTGTACGTGCGTCCAGAGGTCAGAGAAAGCCTCAACCCTACATTTATCGGCTTGTATGGGGTGATTGTCGATAGCCAAGCCAAACCTGTAAGCTGGAAACCAGACGGGCGTAGATATGAAGTTTCTACCCTAGCTTATCCATTGTACTTGGGATTGAAAGAAGCGATCGCCACTCATCAGCAATGGGGAACACCACAGGAACGTTACACGCAAATTCGCCACAACAGTGAATACCTCTGGCGTAAATTAACGGCGATACCTAATGTCAAATGTTTACGAAATACACCGCCCCAAACGGGTATAGTTTCCTTCCAACTCCACCAAACCCCATCCCTTAAGTTAGTACAATATCTCGACTCTCAAAAGATATTAACCCGCACAATTGCCGACCCAAGCTGTATCCGGGTAACTGTTCATTATCTAACACTGGAGTCAGAAATCGACAAATTAGTTGAAGCTGTAGCTAGGTTTTCACTCTAA
- the cas3 gene encoding type I-D CRISPR-associated helicase Cas3', which produces MSESYKITLKPVYSQTVPTPDGVQIPENWSLSWHQAATLEALRNPNIDVVFNTAMTGDGKSLAAYLEVLQGEFSAIGLYPTNELARDQEIQIQGYIKIFQPQDQPRIVRLSGADLEIYAENEGLKKSAAISTLTSQREALLTNPDIFHYLHRGAYIIRGDSPDKLWGKIDKDFDLFIFDEFHVFAAPQIASVVNTMLLIRCTNRRKKFLFLSATPDKNLIDRLKLAGFRCQEINPIEENKYQFPDTPAQEEKLKNQGWRQVARTISFNFIPLEPSFKASETWLKENSNLILKQFQQYPGSKGAIILNSIAAVKRLTPFFQVILQPYGLQVGENTGLSGKGEKEQSLSADLVLGTSTIDVGVDFKINFLIFESSDAGNFIQRLGRLGRHDGYEKDGQEIKFQNFTAFALVPNFLVERLFLGDTPPLAVNSICDRPTFHKIIADKYRQINDFRGYYKRWGAVQSFYLFCKLGDRTIKEQYAQSREQFQKACEEVFDTSLKSVAGRVSGWAKDWQALSGNKSGNPIADDAASFRGVSSLQCGLYDLTENNEVDRFKTYDLPGILGNLEIEVWTEAGFIRTLKETAERTGQAIAKGRFAHCLAFMKLRSYREERLNWKFTYSGDLQAIADTWKVQVLKGVEVWQPENYWIGEINKRLKKEGLVCYVIRRPVAEVRMRLRLPMHFQIYPISDRYSFHDATAPYSMAFGHSALLLDTLAYTFKSKGDEIWVA; this is translated from the coding sequence ATGTCCGAAAGTTACAAAATTACTCTTAAACCCGTTTATTCTCAAACAGTCCCTACACCTGATGGGGTGCAGATACCTGAGAATTGGTCACTTTCTTGGCATCAAGCTGCTACTTTAGAAGCACTACGCAATCCAAATATTGATGTAGTATTTAACACCGCAATGACAGGTGATGGTAAAAGCTTGGCTGCATATTTAGAAGTTCTCCAGGGTGAATTTTCTGCGATTGGGCTTTACCCAACTAACGAACTAGCCCGTGATCAAGAAATACAGATTCAAGGATATATAAAGATATTTCAACCTCAAGATCAACCACGGATAGTCAGATTGAGTGGGGCTGATTTAGAAATTTATGCAGAAAATGAAGGATTGAAAAAAAGTGCCGCAATTTCTACTCTTACTAGCCAAAGAGAAGCATTATTAACAAACCCAGATATTTTCCATTATTTGCATAGGGGGGCTTATATAATTCGTGGCGATAGTCCCGATAAACTCTGGGGAAAAATTGATAAGGATTTTGATTTATTTATTTTTGATGAATTTCATGTTTTTGCAGCGCCACAAATAGCTAGTGTAGTTAACACTATGTTGTTAATTCGCTGCACAAATCGCCGGAAGAAATTTCTGTTTCTTTCTGCTACTCCAGATAAAAATTTAATTGATAGATTAAAACTGGCTGGATTTCGTTGTCAGGAAATTAACCCTATTGAGGAAAACAAATATCAATTTCCCGACACACCAGCACAAGAGGAGAAACTGAAAAACCAAGGATGGCGACAAGTTGCGCGGACAATTTCATTTAATTTTATCCCTTTAGAACCGAGCTTTAAAGCATCGGAAACTTGGCTAAAGGAAAATAGTAATTTAATTTTGAAACAGTTTCAGCAATATCCAGGAAGTAAAGGGGCAATCATTCTTAACTCAATCGCAGCCGTTAAACGGTTGACTCCATTTTTTCAAGTAATTTTGCAGCCTTATGGATTACAGGTAGGAGAAAATACTGGATTATCAGGAAAGGGAGAAAAAGAACAGAGTTTGTCGGCTGATTTAGTTTTAGGGACTAGCACTATTGATGTAGGTGTTGATTTTAAGATTAATTTCCTAATTTTTGAATCATCTGATGCTGGTAACTTTATTCAACGCTTGGGACGCTTAGGTAGGCATGATGGTTATGAAAAGGATGGGCAAGAAATTAAGTTTCAAAACTTTACTGCTTTTGCTTTAGTGCCTAACTTTTTGGTTGAACGTTTATTTCTGGGTGATACACCACCTTTAGCGGTGAATAGTATTTGCGATCGCCCAACTTTTCATAAAATTATTGCTGATAAATATCGCCAGATTAATGATTTTCGCGGCTATTACAAACGTTGGGGTGCAGTACAGTCATTTTATTTGTTCTGCAAATTAGGCGATCGCACGATTAAAGAACAGTATGCCCAAAGCCGAGAACAGTTTCAAAAAGCCTGTGAAGAAGTATTTGATACCAGTTTAAAATCGGTGGCTGGGCGTGTTTCAGGATGGGCGAAAGATTGGCAAGCACTGTCTGGTAATAAATCGGGAAATCCTATTGCAGATGATGCTGCTAGTTTCCGTGGTGTAAGTTCTCTGCAATGTGGTTTGTATGATTTAACGGAAAATAACGAAGTAGACAGGTTTAAAACCTATGATTTACCCGGCATTTTGGGTAATTTAGAGATTGAAGTCTGGACAGAGGCGGGATTTATACGGACACTTAAGGAAACGGCAGAACGTACAGGACAAGCGATCGCTAAAGGTAGATTTGCTCACTGTTTAGCATTTATGAAGTTGCGTTCCTACCGTGAGGAACGGCTGAACTGGAAGTTTACATATTCTGGGGATTTGCAGGCGATCGCAGATACTTGGAAGGTGCAAGTTTTAAAGGGTGTGGAAGTTTGGCAACCTGAGAACTACTGGATTGGGGAAATTAACAAACGACTGAAGAAGGAAGGTTTAGTCTGTTACGTAATTCGCCGTCCTGTAGCGGAAGTGCGGATGCGGCTACGGCTACCGATGCACTTTCAGATTTACCCAATTAGCGATCGGTACAGCTTTCATGATGCGACAGCGCCGTACTCTATGGCTTTTGGCCACTCTGCGCTGTTGCTGGATACTTTGGCTTACACCTTTAAAAGCAAAGGAGATGAGATATGGGTAGCTTGA
- a CDS encoding transglycosylase domain-containing protein, which translates to MSTLKNLDNNKQQIQTVPPSFNFLKDVGLIAGGTMLSITMLSSAILAGGVVGLAISFCDLPDVRQLRNFWPSETTYIYDIKGKLLARIHGEANRQVESLDKISPNLKRAVLASEDSNFYEHHGIYPVGVGRAVIANLAAGQVREGGSTITMQLVKNLFLSQKRAFTRKITEAVLAVRLEQVLSKDEILEMYLNQVYWGHNNYGVQTAARTYFNKSAANLTLAESAMMAGLIPAPENFSPFVNMKLAKQRQEEVLGRMLELNWITQQEYNNALKQKIKLGKIKSFQGSALPYVTNAVAQELIKNFGRETLLKGGMRVQTTIDTNFQLMAEKTVKKWHRILEDQGLNKNQMALVAVDPRTHFVKALVGGIDAKKSEFNRATQAQRQPGSSFKPFVYYTAFASGKFTPSSTILDTPVGYRDGNSWYYPRNYDGSFMGAIPIRTALALSRNVPAVKLGKAVGMNRVIATCRTLGIMSPMQPVTSLPLGAIGVTPLEMAGAYATIANYGWQSPTTIIAQITDSSGNVLVDNTPRPKLVLDPWAAAATLDVMQTVVQEGTGKNAAIGRPVAGKTGTTSSEKDIWFVGTVPQLTTAIWVGRDDNRQLAHGASGGVMVAPVWRDFMQKALKGVPVERFQPPAKFPRPQSK; encoded by the coding sequence GTGTCCACATTAAAAAATTTAGACAATAATAAACAACAAATTCAAACTGTACCACCTAGCTTTAATTTTTTAAAAGATGTAGGTTTAATAGCTGGCGGTACAATGTTATCAATTACAATGTTATCAAGTGCTATTCTGGCTGGTGGGGTAGTGGGTTTAGCCATAAGTTTCTGTGATTTACCAGATGTTAGACAATTACGCAATTTTTGGCCTTCAGAAACAACTTATATTTATGATATTAAAGGTAAACTTTTAGCTCGGATACATGGGGAAGCTAATCGACAGGTAGAGTCTTTAGACAAAATTTCTCCAAATTTAAAAAGGGCTGTATTAGCTAGTGAAGATAGCAATTTTTACGAGCATCATGGCATTTATCCTGTAGGTGTTGGACGTGCAGTAATAGCCAATTTAGCAGCCGGGCAAGTCCGAGAAGGTGGTTCTACAATCACCATGCAGTTAGTAAAAAATCTGTTTTTATCTCAAAAACGTGCTTTTACTAGAAAGATTACAGAAGCTGTCTTAGCAGTACGCTTAGAGCAAGTTTTGAGTAAAGATGAAATATTAGAAATGTACCTCAATCAAGTTTACTGGGGTCACAATAACTATGGTGTGCAAACGGCAGCACGCACTTATTTTAACAAATCAGCAGCAAATTTAACTCTGGCTGAATCAGCAATGATGGCAGGCTTGATTCCTGCGCCGGAAAATTTTAGCCCATTTGTCAATATGAAATTGGCTAAACAAAGGCAGGAAGAAGTATTGGGACGGATGTTAGAACTGAATTGGATTACCCAGCAAGAATATAATAATGCCCTCAAACAAAAAATAAAACTTGGTAAAATTAAGTCATTTCAAGGTAGTGCTTTACCTTACGTTACCAATGCTGTAGCACAGGAATTGATTAAAAATTTCGGGCGGGAAACTTTGCTCAAAGGTGGAATGCGGGTACAAACTACTATAGATACTAACTTTCAGCTAATGGCAGAAAAAACTGTCAAAAAGTGGCATCGTATTCTTGAAGACCAAGGGTTAAACAAGAATCAAATGGCTTTAGTCGCGGTTGATCCGCGTACACATTTTGTTAAGGCGCTGGTGGGTGGTATAGATGCGAAAAAGAGCGAATTTAACCGAGCAACACAAGCCCAACGTCAACCAGGCTCTTCTTTCAAACCGTTTGTTTACTATACTGCTTTTGCTAGCGGTAAATTTACACCTAGTAGCACCATATTAGATACCCCAGTTGGATATCGTGATGGTAACAGTTGGTATTATCCAAGAAACTATGATGGTAGCTTTATGGGAGCAATACCCATTCGTACCGCTCTGGCTCTATCTCGTAATGTCCCGGCAGTTAAGCTGGGTAAAGCTGTGGGGATGAATCGAGTTATTGCAACTTGTCGTACCTTGGGAATTATGAGTCCGATGCAACCAGTGACTTCACTACCTTTAGGTGCGATCGGTGTTACACCATTGGAAATGGCAGGCGCTTATGCAACTATAGCCAATTATGGCTGGCAATCACCGACGACAATTATTGCTCAAATTACTGATAGTAGCGGCAATGTCTTAGTAGATAATACACCTAGACCGAAGCTAGTTCTTGACCCTTGGGCAGCAGCAGCAACTTTAGACGTGATGCAAACAGTTGTTCAAGAAGGAACTGGGAAAAATGCAGCTATAGGTCGTCCAGTTGCCGGGAAAACGGGTACAACCTCCTCAGAAAAGGATATTTGGTTTGTTGGTACAGTACCGCAGTTAACAACTGCTATTTGGGTAGGAAGAGACGACAATCGCCAATTAGCTCACGGTGCTTCAGGCGGAGTTATGGTTGCGCCTGTCTGGCGAGATTTTATGCAGAAGGCACTTAAAGGTGTGCCAGTAGAAAGGTTCCAGCCACCAGCTAAATTTCCTCGTCCTCAATCCAAGTAG
- a CDS encoding YhcG family protein — MSKPIPDEYGNLLVEVKQRIRSAQYKALKAVNKELITLYWDIGQMIVSRQQEAGWGKSVVEQLAKDLQREFAGISGFSARNIWNMRNFYLAYSQNEKLQPLVAEIGWTHNLVILEKCKDDLEREFYIKMTRKFGWTKNVLIHQIENQTYEKTLLNQTNFNQTVPAEIRNQLKLAVKDEYTFDFLELADEHSERQLEQAILARVEPFLQEMGGRFTFVGSQYRLEIGDQEFFIDLLLYHRQLKCLVAVELKTGEFLPEYVGKMQFYLAALDDLSRLPDENLSIGIILCKSKNKTVVEYALRESNKPIGVATYKVFSTLPQELKNQLPAPEQVAKLLEGIE, encoded by the coding sequence ATGAGTAAACCAATTCCAGACGAGTATGGAAATTTGCTAGTGGAAGTGAAACAACGTATTCGTTCTGCACAGTATAAAGCACTGAAAGCAGTCAATAAAGAACTCATTACCCTCTACTGGGATATTGGACAGATGATTGTTAGCCGACAGCAGGAAGCAGGCTGGGGTAAATCAGTAGTGGAACAGTTAGCAAAAGACTTGCAAAGAGAATTTGCGGGAATTAGTGGCTTTTCTGCCCGTAATATCTGGAATATGCGAAATTTTTATCTAGCATATAGCCAAAATGAAAAACTGCAACCATTGGTTGCAGAAATTGGATGGACTCACAATCTAGTAATTTTAGAGAAATGCAAAGATGACCTAGAACGAGAGTTTTATATTAAAATGACTCGCAAATTTGGCTGGACAAAGAATGTTTTGATTCATCAAATTGAAAATCAAACCTATGAAAAAACTTTACTCAACCAAACAAATTTTAACCAAACTGTTCCCGCAGAAATTCGTAATCAATTAAAACTAGCCGTCAAAGATGAGTATACTTTTGATTTCTTAGAGTTAGCAGATGAACACAGCGAACGGCAGCTAGAACAAGCAATTTTGGCGAGAGTTGAACCATTTTTACAAGAAATGGGTGGCAGGTTTACCTTTGTTGGTAGCCAGTATCGCTTAGAAATTGGTGATCAAGAATTTTTTATTGATTTATTGCTTTATCATCGGCAATTGAAGTGTTTAGTTGCAGTTGAGTTAAAAACGGGAGAATTTTTACCTGAATATGTAGGAAAAATGCAGTTTTATTTGGCGGCTTTGGATGATTTATCTCGACTACCCGATGAAAATCTATCAATTGGAATTATTCTCTGTAAGTCTAAAAATAAAACTGTTGTTGAATATGCACTACGAGAATCAAATAAACCGATTGGTGTAGCAACTTATAAAGTATTTTCAACATTGCCTCAAGAATTAAAAAATCAGCTTCCCGCACCAGAACAAGTTGCCAAATTACTGGAAGGTATTGAATAG
- a CDS encoding DUF433 domain-containing protein: protein MNEQELLERITVKPQIFGGKPIIRDRRLAVEHILEMLAAGDTIETLLEAYPWLEQEDIQACLICASRLVNHD from the coding sequence ATGAACGAACAAGAACTTTTGGAACGAATCACAGTGAAACCACAAATATTTGGTGGTAAACCTATTATTCGCGATCGCCGCCTTGCAGTTGAACATATTTTAGAAATGCTGGCGGCGGGAGACACTATCGAAACCTTACTAGAAGCTTACCCCTGGTTAGAACAAGAAGATATACAAGCCTGTTTAATCTGTGCGTCTCGACTAGTTAATCATGACTAA
- the hepT gene encoding type VII toxin-antitoxin system HepT family RNase toxin: MSNIEPEIVLVRLRLITKYYNTLEKFRSTSPDEFLNDFEKQLVVERLLQLMTQAAIDINEHILSRLNPGNSATNFEGFIEVGKYQVITPELARQIAPSSGLRNRLVHEYDEIDPQEVFKAIRFALQQYPLYVRQVSSYLISLSQEDG; encoded by the coding sequence ATGAGCAACATAGAACCAGAAATAGTTTTGGTTAGGCTAAGGTTAATTACCAAATATTACAATACTTTAGAAAAGTTTCGCTCCACTAGTCCTGATGAATTTCTCAATGATTTTGAAAAACAACTTGTTGTAGAAAGACTGCTGCAATTAATGACTCAAGCAGCAATAGATATTAATGAACATATATTATCAAGATTAAATCCTGGCAATTCTGCTACAAATTTTGAAGGATTTATTGAAGTTGGCAAATATCAAGTGATCACACCAGAACTAGCAAGACAAATCGCACCGTCATCGGGATTAAGGAACCGTCTTGTGCATGAATATGACGAGATAGATCCGCAAGAAGTTTTTAAAGCTATTCGTTTTGCATTGCAACAATATCCGCTTTACGTGCGCCAAGTTAGCTCTTATTTAATTTCTTTGAGTCAAGAAGATGGTTAA
- the mntA gene encoding type VII toxin-antitoxin system MntA family adenylyltransferase antitoxin, protein MQNNTPTIRELQELSLQIPEKIPYLKMLVLFGSRATGNINAKSDWDFAVLYDQEQREAYVKDNSFRLFELPLIIGEVFKVNSDQIDVVDLDHCSELISHFIARDGIMLFEKDNGEFEKFRLRSLKSESELKHFRKEQHKIIEMELKRWGA, encoded by the coding sequence ATGCAAAACAATACTCCAACAATCAGAGAACTGCAAGAACTTTCTTTACAAATACCTGAAAAAATTCCTTACTTAAAAATGTTAGTTTTGTTTGGTTCTAGGGCTACTGGTAACATCAACGCTAAGAGTGACTGGGATTTTGCTGTTCTGTATGATCAAGAACAACGTGAGGCTTATGTAAAAGATAATAGTTTCCGTTTATTTGAATTACCTCTAATAATTGGCGAAGTATTCAAAGTAAATTCAGATCAAATTGACGTTGTAGACCTTGATCATTGTTCAGAACTTATATCACATTTTATTGCTCGTGATGGAATTATGTTATTTGAAAAAGATAACGGAGAATTTGAAAAGTTTAGATTAAGGTCACTTAAATCTGAATCTGAGTTAAAACATTTCCGTAAAGAACAACATAAAATTATTGAAATGGAATTGAAAAGGTGGGGTGCATGA
- a CDS encoding sigma-70 family RNA polymerase sigma factor — MLLEQKLLSSYQGILVSVDYQQRLEKIARKYTRGTGLSWEDAFQTAYLKVFSALQAGKFREGDVEQFYYWAVAVARCVIIDFIRKESLRKSQSLDDNIPGTDMSLLDTIPDEFSTLDATERADLIVKALESIYQLDKCYPHRNYLKLWQGKVDGKTQNQIAAELRISQGEVSKRWQELLGRITELLGLLEIKDVKDKQLEARQQKTAYKRSTKQW, encoded by the coding sequence ATGCTATTAGAACAGAAATTATTGTCTTCTTATCAAGGTATTCTAGTCAGCGTTGACTATCAGCAGAGATTAGAAAAGATTGCACGCAAATACACTAGGGGAACAGGTTTATCTTGGGAGGATGCTTTTCAGACTGCCTATTTAAAAGTATTCTCGGCTTTGCAAGCAGGAAAGTTCCGAGAAGGGGATGTAGAACAGTTTTATTACTGGGCTGTTGCTGTAGCTAGATGTGTAATTATTGATTTTATTCGCAAAGAAAGTCTGCGGAAGTCCCAGAGTTTAGATGATAACATCCCAGGAACAGATATGTCTCTATTAGACACAATTCCTGATGAGTTTAGCACATTGGATGCAACAGAGCGTGCAGATTTAATTGTTAAAGCACTAGAGTCTATTTACCAACTTGATAAATGCTATCCACACCGAAATTATCTCAAATTATGGCAAGGTAAAGTTGATGGCAAAACACAAAATCAAATTGCGGCAGAATTAAGGATTAGTCAGGGTGAAGTCTCCAAGAGATGGCAAGAACTTTTAGGACGTATTACTGAATTATTAGGACTATTGGAAATTAAAGATGTGAAGGATAAACAGCTAGAAGCTCGTCAGCAAAAGACAGCATATAAGCGCTCAACAAAACAGTGGTAA
- a CDS encoding WYL domain-containing protein — translation MSRKGQSITLSVSEQDKAELEAIAYEFGMMWGDDPNISKLIKAIAKRQLNITKNNDWEESRIRALHRCIAALTDIGQIEQAQIIAKLLLERGELSIPLRNEIQAFLEKTPPSWRVQIDRYILRQQPFQLSYQDATHKVFDFTVRYAKVNPHEKRQYLDCWCEETEGNLDVKELQHNWSLRLDRIQDAVILPVTGEWRLGLAEIDVEMQLFAGLAFAYQPKSEDKINEWLPQTQKVRRVVRRVSSTFWFIREVMQYAPDCVILAPENVRSLMLEKLKNLCQHYNLEISS, via the coding sequence ATGAGTCGTAAAGGTCAGTCTATAACCCTGTCGGTAAGCGAACAAGATAAAGCTGAACTAGAAGCGATCGCTTATGAGTTCGGTATGATGTGGGGAGATGACCCCAATATTTCCAAACTTATCAAAGCAATTGCTAAACGGCAGCTGAACATTACGAAAAATAATGATTGGGAAGAGTCGCGCATCCGCGCACTACATAGATGTATTGCAGCTTTGACAGATATCGGTCAAATTGAACAAGCCCAAATTATCGCTAAGTTATTACTAGAACGGGGTGAATTATCCATTCCCTTGCGCAATGAAATTCAAGCCTTCTTAGAGAAAACCCCTCCAAGTTGGCGAGTACAAATAGACCGTTATATTCTCCGTCAGCAACCTTTTCAACTTTCTTATCAAGATGCTACACATAAAGTATTTGACTTTACTGTCCGTTACGCCAAAGTTAACCCTCATGAAAAACGCCAATACCTTGATTGCTGGTGTGAGGAGACTGAGGGTAACTTAGATGTCAAGGAATTACAGCACAATTGGAGTTTACGTTTAGATAGAATACAAGACGCTGTAATTTTACCTGTTACTGGTGAGTGGCGCTTAGGGTTAGCAGAAATAGACGTAGAAATGCAACTGTTTGCTGGTTTAGCCTTTGCATATCAACCCAAATCCGAAGACAAAATAAATGAATGGCTTCCCCAAACGCAAAAAGTAAGGCGAGTTGTTAGGCGTGTCTCTAGTACCTTTTGGTTTATTCGAGAAGTAATGCAATATGCACCAGATTGTGTAATTTTAGCACCAGAGAATGTGCGTTCTCTTATGCTGGAAAAGCTGAAAAATCTCTGTCAACATTACAATTTAGAAATTAGTTCTTAA